The following coding sequences lie in one Chelonia mydas isolate rCheMyd1 chromosome 6, rCheMyd1.pri.v2, whole genome shotgun sequence genomic window:
- the DIO3 gene encoding thyroxine 5-deiodinase, whose translation MLHSLGVHTLQLLTQVAACILLFPRFLLTALMLWLLDFLCIRKKVLLMGSRAEEEACPGQEPPPDDPPVCVSDSNRMFTLESLKAVWHGQKLDFFKSAHVGSSAPNPEVIQLDGQKRLRILDYARGKRPLILNFGSCTUPPFMARLRSFQRLAAHFVDIADFLLVYIEEAHPSDGWVSSDAAYQIPKHQCLQDRLRAAQLMQEGAPGCPLAVDTMDNASSAAYGAFFERLYIIQEEVVMYQGGRGPEGYKISELRSWLDQYKNRLQSPSTVVIHV comes from the coding sequence ATGCTCCACTCCCTCGGCGTTCACACCTTGCAGCTGCTCACCCAGGTCGCTGCCTGCATCCTCCTGTTCCCCCGCTTCCTGCTCACCGCGCTGATGCTCTGGctcctggattttctgtgcatCAGGAAGAAGGTGCTGCTGATGGGTAGCAGGGCTGAGGAGGAAGCCTGCCCTGGCCAGGAGCCGCCCCCGGACGACCCCCCGGTCTGCGTGTCCGACTCCAACCGCATGTTCACCCTGGAGTCCCTGAAAGCCGTGTGGCACGGGCAGAAGCTGGACTTCTTCAAGTCAGCCCACGTGGGCTCCTCCGCCCCCAACCCCGAAGTCATCCAGCTGGACGGGCAGAAGCGGCTCAGGATCCTGGACTACGCCCGAGGCAAGAGACCCCTGATCCTGAACTTTGGGAGCTGCACCTGACCTCCCTTCATGGCTCGCCTGAGGTCCTTCCAGCGCCTAGCTGCGCACTTCGTGGACATCGCTGACTTCCTGCTGGTGTACATCGAAGAGGCTCACCCCTCCGACGGCTGGGTCAGCTCGGACGCAGCCTACCAGATCCCCAAGCACCAGTGCCTCCAAGACCGGCTGAGGGCGGCTCAGCTGATGCAGGAAGGGGCGCctggctgccccctggcagtggaCACCATGGACAATGCTTCCAGCGCCGCCTATGGAGCCTTCTTTGAAAGGCTCTACATCATccaggaggaggtggtgatgTACCAGGGAGGCAGAGGACCAGAGGGCTACAAGATCTCCGAACTGCGGAGCTGGCTCGACCAGTACAAAAACCGGCTCCAGAGCCCCAGTACGGTGGTCATCCACGTGTAA